One Rhodoluna sp. KAS3 DNA window includes the following coding sequences:
- a CDS encoding peptidylprolyl isomerase, which yields MTAHTSVATIHTNHGAIKINLFGNHAPKTVENFEGLATGSIEWRDPRTGAVQTNKPLYNGVIFHRIISQFMLQGGDPTGTGMGGPGYQFGDEINAELNFNEPYKLAMANAGPGTNGSQFFITTAPTTWLFGKHTVFGEVADEVSKKVVDKIEGVETDGRDKPLVDVIIESITIEKI from the coding sequence ATGACTGCACACACTTCTGTAGCGACCATTCACACAAACCATGGCGCAATTAAAATCAACCTTTTCGGAAACCACGCACCTAAGACTGTCGAGAACTTCGAGGGTCTAGCAACCGGTTCTATCGAGTGGCGCGACCCTCGCACCGGCGCGGTTCAGACCAACAAGCCGCTATACAACGGCGTGATCTTCCACCGCATCATCTCTCAGTTCATGCTTCAGGGTGGAGACCCAACCGGCACCGGTATGGGTGGCCCTGGCTACCAGTTCGGCGACGAAATCAACGCTGAATTGAACTTCAACGAGCCTTATAAGTTGGCCATGGCTAACGCTGGACCAGGCACCAACGGTTCACAGTTCTTCATCACCACCGCTCCGACCACCTGGTTGTTCGGCAAGCACACCGTATTCGGTGAGGTTGCAGACGAGGTTTCGAAGAAGGTTGTTGACAAGATTGAGGGCGTTGAGACCGACGGTCGCGACAAGCCACTGGTTGACGTAATCATCGAATCAATCACCATCGAGAAGATCTAA
- a CDS encoding rhomboid family intramembrane serine protease, whose translation MKNIFKRSPARVTLGLVSLNLAIWLLQIFPGSNLTSQLAFVPLSVYTEPWRMITAGFAHSESNPLHVLLNMYSLYIFGSILEPMLGRLRFLAVWLISVFGSSVAVMYLNTPDTWVIGASGGVFGLMAAYFVVLRAVGERSQSLLGLIAINLVFGFIMPGVSWQAHLGGLFAGGAMTAVYANTRNRNQRSTQLIGAIGVVLVFVGLTFYRMQTMLMG comes from the coding sequence TTGAAAAACATCTTTAAGCGTTCACCAGCCCGAGTAACCCTCGGGCTGGTTTCGCTTAACCTTGCCATCTGGCTGCTTCAGATTTTTCCGGGTTCAAACCTCACTAGCCAGCTGGCTTTTGTGCCACTTTCGGTTTACACCGAGCCTTGGCGCATGATTACGGCCGGATTTGCACACAGTGAATCCAACCCGCTGCACGTGTTGCTAAACATGTACTCGCTTTACATCTTTGGTTCAATTCTTGAGCCGATGCTCGGACGACTCAGATTCCTAGCCGTCTGGCTGATTTCCGTTTTCGGCTCTTCGGTAGCAGTTATGTACCTGAACACCCCAGATACCTGGGTAATCGGTGCCTCTGGCGGAGTCTTTGGCCTGATGGCAGCCTATTTTGTGGTTCTGCGCGCGGTCGGCGAAAGATCTCAGAGCCTGCTTGGACTCATTGCCATCAACTTAGTATTTGGCTTCATCATGCCTGGCGTCAGTTGGCAGGCTCACCTTGGCGGACTATTTGCCGGTGGCGCGATGACCGCCGTTTATGCCAATACTCGCAACCGCAACCAACGCAGCACCCAGCTCATCGGGGCTATCGGTGTGGTTTTGGTGTTTGTGGGCCTAACTTTTTACCGCATGCAAACCATGCTCATGGGCTAA
- a CDS encoding cell division protein CrgA has translation MSEKKIKAPKVQATNTEDQPNPAWFKPVMFGFMLLGLIWIITYYVTSAQFPLGAGTPWNLENWNILIGFGIAMVGFMMSTRWK, from the coding sequence ATGTCTGAAAAGAAAATCAAGGCGCCTAAGGTACAGGCCACCAACACTGAAGATCAGCCAAACCCAGCTTGGTTCAAGCCGGTCATGTTTGGTTTCATGCTGCTTGGCCTCATCTGGATCATCACCTACTACGTGACCAGCGCCCAGTTCCCGCTAGGTGCAGGAACCCCGTGGAACCTAGAGAACTGGAACATTCTGATTGGTTTCGGAATCGCGATGGTTGGCTTCATGATGTCTACCCGCTGGAAGTAA
- a CDS encoding gamma-glutamyl-gamma-aminobutyrate hydrolase family protein (Members of this family of hydrolases with an active site Cys residue belong to MEROPS family C26.) yields MVKILVLDNYDSFVYTLNGYLQQLGAETEVLRNDIVPESELPALLAKYDAVLLSPGPGTPAEAGLSIPVVKLALQTGQPVFGVCLGHQSIAEAMGATVTSAEELMHGKTSQVAHDNSLIYQDVPNTFTATRYHSLAVVDSTVPDDLIVTSRTEKGENSKGGVIMGLQHKTLPIYGVQFHPESVMTQGGYQMLGNWLESIGLKGAAERAKSLSPMVTF; encoded by the coding sequence ATGGTCAAGATTTTGGTACTCGACAACTACGACAGCTTTGTTTACACGCTGAACGGTTATCTGCAGCAGCTTGGTGCAGAGACTGAGGTTTTGCGCAACGACATCGTTCCGGAGTCAGAGTTGCCTGCCCTGCTTGCCAAGTATGACGCCGTTCTGCTCAGCCCAGGCCCAGGCACTCCTGCCGAGGCCGGCCTCAGCATTCCGGTAGTCAAGCTGGCTTTGCAGACCGGCCAGCCGGTTTTTGGCGTTTGCCTAGGTCACCAGTCCATCGCCGAGGCAATGGGTGCAACGGTAACCAGCGCCGAAGAACTGATGCACGGCAAAACCTCTCAGGTTGCCCACGATAATTCTTTGATTTACCAGGATGTTCCTAACACCTTCACCGCAACCAGATACCACTCGTTGGCGGTTGTAGATTCAACTGTTCCGGATGACTTGATTGTGACCAGCCGCACCGAAAAGGGTGAGAACTCAAAGGGTGGCGTGATTATGGGTCTGCAGCACAAGACACTGCCAATTTACGGAGTTCAATTTCACCCAGAGTCAGTCATGACCCAGGGTGGCTACCAAATGTTGGGCAACTGGCTTGAGTCAATCGGCCTGAAGGGCGCTGCCGAGCGCGCTAAGTCGCTCAGCCCAATGGTTACGTTCTAA